In a single window of the bacterium genome:
- a CDS encoding MotA/TolQ/ExbB proton channel family protein: MNYREKFAVSLFLFFFLIFNYSVIAQNVDLPKAGSAEESAAAEEDAPGWLIDIMDKGGPVMYPIFLCSILGLAIIFERAIKLRSKRIFPQDFIIQIKTFLKKKDIPRVIALCESRKIPLARIIRMGLLKYKDGLEAMEGAIESAGSLEIAILGERMRMLSALANLAPLLGFLGTVTGMIKSFNIIAATGSGRPDLIAGGISESLITTAAGLFVGIPLTMGYFYFQGRVESIIIELEELCIGLLEELGR; the protein is encoded by the coding sequence ATGAATTATAGAGAAAAATTTGCTGTTTCACTTTTTTTATTCTTTTTTTTAATATTTAATTATTCAGTAATAGCCCAAAATGTGGATTTACCGAAGGCCGGTTCCGCGGAGGAATCCGCTGCCGCAGAGGAAGACGCTCCCGGCTGGCTGATAGATATAATGGATAAGGGCGGCCCTGTCATGTATCCTATATTCTTATGCTCAATTCTTGGTTTGGCAATAATATTTGAAAGGGCGATAAAACTGCGCAGTAAACGGATTTTCCCCCAGGATTTTATAATACAGATAAAGACTTTTTTGAAGAAAAAAGACATCCCCAGGGTAATAGCTTTATGTGAGAGCCGGAAAATCCCGCTTGCCCGTATTATCAGGATGGGGCTTTTAAAATACAAAGACGGTCTTGAGGCGATGGAAGGCGCGATTGAATCAGCAGGGTCCCTTGAAATAGCGATATTGGGGGAAAGAATGCGGATGCTCTCCGCTTTGGCTAATTTAGCTCCCCTGCTTGGGTTTCTCGGAACTGTCACGGGAATGATAAAATCTTTTAATATTATTGCGGCGACAGGTTCAGGAAGGCCGGATTTAATCGCCGGTGGTATTTCGGAGTCTTTAATTACCACTGCCGCCGGGTTGTTCGTCGGTATCCCCTTGACCATGGGATATTTTTATTTCCAGGGCAGGGTGGAATCAATTATTATTGAACTGGAAGAACTTTGTATCGGGCTTCTGGAAGAATTAGGGAGGTAA
- a CDS encoding ComF family protein, which translates to MTFKTILDAFVDFIWPPKCLICGIDLENGKKMICNECEKGIILFSPPFCAQCGHPLFYSGDLSERLCAPCKNGKYFFEHAFIIGSYEKSLRDAIHRFKYDKKAVLRKYFSILINDYIEKNNVLNKFDIIVPVPLFSAKKRERGFNQSELLASVIGEKWDLPVLSKNLYRTRHTEPQHNLDYLQRKENIKGAFKLKNKIPVKGKRILLVDDIVTTGATVNECSRILKNDGKAKDVLVLSLAGRLRDYKI; encoded by the coding sequence ATGACATTTAAAACCATACTTGATGCCTTTGTTGATTTTATCTGGCCGCCCAAGTGCCTGATTTGCGGTATTGATTTAGAAAATGGAAAAAAAATGATTTGTAATGAATGTGAAAAAGGCATTATTCTGTTTTCTCCGCCTTTTTGTGCCCAATGCGGGCACCCTCTTTTTTATTCCGGCGATTTGTCCGAAAGATTATGTGCTCCCTGTAAAAATGGAAAATATTTTTTTGAACATGCCTTTATTATAGGGAGTTATGAAAAAAGTTTAAGAGATGCAATCCACCGGTTTAAGTATGATAAAAAGGCTGTGTTGCGTAAATATTTTTCAATTTTAATCAATGATTATATTGAAAAAAATAATGTTTTGAATAAGTTTGACATTATTGTCCCGGTTCCTTTATTTTCGGCAAAAAAAAGAGAACGCGGCTTTAACCAGTCAGAACTTCTTGCAAGTGTGATTGGTGAAAAATGGGATTTGCCTGTTTTGAGTAAAAATCTTTATCGAACAAGGCATACTGAACCCCAGCATAACTTAGATTACCTCCAGCGTAAAGAAAATATTAAAGGGGCGTTTAAACTTAAAAATAAAATTCCTGTCAAAGGGAAAAGAATTCTTCTTGTTGATGATATTGTTACAACAGGCGCGACGGTTAATGAGTGCAGCCGCATTTTAAAAAATGACGGGAAAGCAAAAGACGTTTTAGTCCTTTCACTGGCAGGCAGGCTGCGGGATTATAAGATTTAA